A portion of the Gracilinanus agilis isolate LMUSP501 unplaced genomic scaffold, AgileGrace unplaced_scaffold59483, whole genome shotgun sequence genome contains these proteins:
- the LOC123256481 gene encoding olfactory receptor 8B3-like codes for MFLENDSSVTEFILAGLTDQPDLQIPLFLLFLAVYVITIVGNLGLIILIMMNSHLHTPMYYFLFNLSFIDLWYSSVFTPKMLMNFILEKNIISYSGCMAQLFFFCFFVISECHVLTIMAYDRYVAICNPLLYNVTMSYQVCSCLLCWSYTIGFAGAMAHTGCMLRLSFCDDNIINHYMCDVLPLLQLSCTSTYANELVVFIIVGINVTVTSVTIFTSYALILSSILSISSREGRSKAFSTCSSHILVVALFFGSASFMYLKPTSSEAVDQGKVSSIFYTNMGPMLNPLIYSLRNKDVQIALKKTLRKMFSRTGVGFS; via the coding sequence ATGTTTTTGGAAAATGACTCTTCAGTGACTGAGTTCATTCTTGCAGGTTTAACAGATCAACCAGATCTCCAGATCCccttattccttctctttttagcGGTCTATGTGATCACTATAGTGGGAAACCTGGGACTGATCATTTTAATCATGATGAATTCTCACCTTCACACTCCTATGTACTATTTCCTCTTCAACTTGTCTTTCATTGATCTTTGGTACTCCTCTGTCTTTACTCCTAAAATgttgatgaattttattttagagaaaaatatcaTCTCCTATTCAGGATGTATGGCTCagctctttttcttctgtttttttgttatttctgaaTGCCATGTGTTGACAATAATGGCTTATGATCGTTATGTTGCCATCTGTAATCCACTGTTATATAATGTCACTATGTCCTATCAGGTCTGTTCATGTCTATTGTGTTGGTCTTATACAATAGGGTTTGCTGGTGCAATGGCTCACACTGGATGCATGCTGAGACTGTCTTTCTGTGATGACAATATCATAAACCATTATATGTGTGATGTGCTCCCCCTCCTCCAGCTCTCCTGCACCAGCACCTATGCCAATGAGCTGGTGGTTTTTATTATTGTGGGTATTAATGTCACAGTGACTAGTGTCACCATCTTCACCTCTTATGCTCTCATCCTGTCCAGTATcctgagtatcagttccagggAAGGCAGGTCTAAAGCCTTTAGTACCTGCAGCTCCCACATACTTGTTGTTGCTCTTTTCTTTGGGTCAGCTTCATTCATGTATCTCAAACCTACTTCCTCAGAGGCTGTGGACCAGGGGAAAGTATCTTCAATCTTTTACACAAATATGGGGCCTATGCTAAACCCCCTCATTTATAGTTTGAGGAATAAAGATGTTCAAATTGCCTTAAAGAAAACCTTGAGAAAAATGTTCTCCAGAACAGGGGTAGGATTTTCATGA